Proteins encoded in a region of the Vibrio ponticus genome:
- the nfuA gene encoding Fe-S biogenesis protein NfuA → MSNPITISQSAQEHFAKLLAQQPEGTNIRVFVVNPGTQNAECGVSYCPPEAVEATDTELKFEVLSAYVDELSLPFLEDAEIDYVTDKMGSQLTLKAPNAKMRKVADDAPLVERVEYVIQTQVNPQLAGHGGHVSLVEITDEGVAIVAFGGGCNGCSMVDVTLKEGIEKELLQQFEGELTAVRDATEHDRGEHSYY, encoded by the coding sequence GTGTCAAATCCAATTACTATTAGCCAAAGCGCTCAAGAACACTTTGCTAAACTGCTAGCTCAGCAGCCAGAAGGTACTAACATTCGCGTGTTCGTGGTAAACCCAGGTACGCAAAACGCTGAATGTGGTGTTTCTTACTGCCCACCAGAAGCGGTGGAAGCTACAGATACAGAGTTAAAGTTTGAGGTTCTTTCAGCTTATGTTGATGAACTTAGCCTGCCTTTCCTAGAAGATGCAGAAATTGACTACGTGACTGACAAGATGGGTTCTCAGTTAACGCTTAAAGCACCGAACGCGAAAATGCGTAAAGTCGCTGATGATGCGCCGCTTGTTGAGCGTGTAGAGTATGTGATTCAAACCCAAGTGAACCCGCAATTGGCTGGTCACGGTGGTCACGTTAGCCTAGTGGAAATCACTGATGAAGGTGTTGCTATCGTTGCATTTGGTGGCGGTTGTAATGGCTGTTCAATGGTTGATGTCACGCTAAAAGAAGGCATTGAGAAAGAGCTACTACAACAGTTTGAAGGTGAACTAACCGCAGTACGTGATGCTACTGAGCATGACCGTGGTGAGCACTCTTACTACTAA
- the greB gene encoding transcription elongation factor GreB: MKTNLITREGYDRLKQELDFLWREERPEVTKKVTWAASLGDRSENADYQYNKKRLREIDRRVRYLRKRLEQVKVVDYAPQQEGKVFFGAWVEIENEQGDIKSFRIVGPDEIYGDAKNYISIDSPMARALLKKEVDDEFCVRTPDGDKEWFINQIRYQDTL, translated from the coding sequence ATGAAAACTAACCTAATTACACGTGAAGGCTACGATCGCCTGAAACAAGAACTCGATTTTCTGTGGCGAGAAGAGCGCCCTGAAGTGACAAAAAAGGTCACTTGGGCTGCCAGTCTTGGCGACCGCAGTGAAAATGCGGATTACCAATACAATAAGAAACGTCTGCGCGAAATTGACCGTCGCGTACGTTATCTGCGTAAACGCCTTGAACAAGTCAAAGTGGTTGATTACGCCCCGCAACAAGAAGGCAAGGTTTTCTTTGGTGCTTGGGTCGAAATTGAAAACGAACAAGGTGATATCAAGTCGTTTCGTATCGTTGGTCCAGATGAAATCTATGGGGATGCTAAGAATTACATCTCGATTGATTCGCCAATGGCGCGTGCGCTACTGAAAAAAGAAGTCGATGATGAGTTTTGTGTAAGAACTCCCGATGGCGATAAAGAATGGTTTATTAACCAGATTCGCTATCAAGATACGCTTTAA
- a CDS encoding Tex family protein, which produces MSQAICKLIAQELNVRPEQVIAAVNLIDDGNTVPFIARYRKEVTGGLDDTQLRNLDSRLAYLRELDDRRQTILKSIQEQGKLTAELEQEINQADSKTRLEDLYLPYKPKRRTKGQIAIEAGLEPLADTLWNQPQTEPESEAAKYHNAEHGITDNKAALDGARAIIMERIAEDANLLEKIRNHLNRNAELVARVVTGQEQAGEKFKDYFEHNEALNKVPSHRALAMLRGRNEGFLTLAMNADPEQEEGVRQSYCETLIADHYGISLSQAPADVWRKQVISWAWRIKVSMHMETELMGAMKERAEIEAIEVFATNLKDLLMAAPAGPRATLGLDPGLRTGSKIAIVDSTGKVLATETIYPHPPQNQYDKSAQIVEQLVRKYNVDLIAIGNGTASRETDSFVADVIKRGNLKAQKIMVSEAGASVYSASELAAKEFPNLDVSIRGAVSIARRLQDPLAELVKIDPKSIGVGQYQHDVSQSMLAKRLDAVVEDCVNAVGVDVNTASAALLNRVAGLSTTLAQNIVDYRDENGRFESRTTLKKVARLGPKAFEQCAGFLRIMDGKNPLDASSVHPEAYPVVKAIAEKNGKQVKALIGDSSFLKGLHAVDYTDENFGLPTVTDIIKELDKPGRDPRPEFKTATFADGVNSVSDLEVGMVLEGVVSNVANFGAFVDIGVHQDGLVHISALTDRFVSDPREVVKAGDIVKVKVMEVDVQRKRIALSMRLNDEPGQDNRTQRSAAPRGGNNQRSQGQRRREEPASNGAMGGAFAAAFAKAKR; this is translated from the coding sequence ATGAGCCAAGCTATCTGCAAACTAATCGCTCAGGAACTTAATGTACGTCCTGAGCAAGTGATTGCTGCTGTTAACCTTATTGATGACGGTAACACAGTGCCATTTATCGCTCGTTACCGTAAAGAGGTAACGGGCGGTCTAGACGACACCCAATTACGTAACCTAGACAGCCGTTTGGCTTACTTGCGTGAGTTGGATGACCGTCGTCAAACCATTCTGAAATCGATTCAAGAGCAAGGCAAGCTAACGGCTGAGCTTGAGCAAGAGATCAATCAAGCTGACAGCAAAACGCGTTTGGAAGACCTTTACTTACCTTACAAGCCAAAGCGTCGCACCAAAGGACAAATTGCGATTGAAGCTGGGCTTGAGCCTTTAGCTGATACGCTATGGAATCAGCCACAAACAGAGCCTGAGAGCGAAGCGGCGAAATACCACAATGCAGAGCATGGCATCACGGATAACAAAGCCGCTTTAGATGGTGCGCGCGCGATCATCATGGAACGTATTGCTGAAGATGCTAACTTGCTTGAGAAGATCCGTAATCACCTTAATCGCAATGCTGAGCTAGTGGCTCGAGTGGTGACAGGACAAGAGCAAGCGGGTGAGAAGTTTAAAGACTACTTTGAACACAACGAAGCACTCAATAAAGTGCCATCACACCGCGCGCTGGCGATGCTGCGTGGTCGCAACGAGGGCTTCTTAACCCTAGCGATGAATGCCGATCCTGAGCAAGAAGAGGGCGTACGCCAATCTTACTGCGAAACTCTGATCGCCGATCATTACGGTATTTCATTGAGCCAAGCGCCAGCCGATGTGTGGCGTAAACAGGTGATCAGCTGGGCATGGCGCATCAAAGTATCGATGCACATGGAAACTGAGCTGATGGGGGCGATGAAAGAGCGCGCGGAGATCGAAGCGATTGAAGTGTTCGCGACTAACCTTAAAGATCTGTTGATGGCAGCGCCAGCCGGTCCGCGTGCAACGCTGGGTCTCGATCCGGGTCTACGTACCGGTTCGAAAATTGCGATTGTTGATTCGACAGGCAAGGTGTTGGCAACAGAGACCATCTACCCGCACCCACCACAAAATCAATATGATAAATCGGCGCAAATCGTTGAGCAGTTAGTGCGTAAGTACAACGTTGACCTGATTGCGATTGGTAACGGCACGGCGTCGCGTGAAACAGACAGTTTCGTTGCTGACGTGATTAAACGCGGCAACCTGAAAGCGCAAAAAATTATGGTCAGCGAAGCGGGCGCTTCGGTTTATTCCGCATCTGAGTTGGCAGCGAAAGAGTTCCCGAATCTCGATGTATCCATTCGTGGTGCCGTTTCAATCGCGCGTCGCTTGCAAGATCCGTTGGCAGAGTTGGTAAAAATCGATCCGAAATCTATCGGTGTGGGTCAATATCAGCATGATGTGAGCCAATCTATGCTGGCAAAACGCCTTGATGCGGTCGTGGAAGACTGTGTAAACGCGGTCGGCGTGGATGTGAATACCGCTTCGGCAGCACTACTTAACCGTGTTGCAGGCTTGTCGACGACATTGGCACAAAACATTGTCGATTACCGTGATGAAAATGGTCGCTTTGAAAGCCGTACTACATTGAAGAAAGTGGCGCGTCTTGGACCTAAAGCGTTCGAGCAGTGTGCGGGCTTCCTACGCATTATGGATGGTAAAAACCCGTTAGATGCATCATCGGTGCACCCAGAAGCTTACCCAGTGGTGAAAGCCATTGCGGAGAAAAACGGCAAGCAGGTAAAAGCGCTGATTGGTGACTCAAGCTTCCTGAAAGGGTTGCATGCGGTGGATTACACCGATGAAAACTTCGGTCTACCAACAGTAACAGACATCATCAAAGAGCTGGACAAACCGGGTCGCGACCCGCGCCCAGAGTTTAAGACCGCGACGTTTGCGGATGGCGTAAATTCAGTGTCAGACCTTGAAGTCGGTATGGTGTTGGAAGGTGTGGTATCTAACGTGGCGAACTTCGGTGCGTTTGTTGATATCGGTGTGCATCAAGATGGTTTGGTGCATATTTCTGCTCTGACCGATCGCTTTGTTTCTGATCCGCGTGAAGTGGTAAAAGCCGGCGATATCGTGAAAGTGAAAGTGATGGAAGTGGATGTGCAGCGTAAGCGTATTGCACTTTCGATGCGCCTAAACGATGAACCGGGTCAAGATAACCGCACCCAGCGTAGTGCCGCTCCTCGTGGTGGTAACAACCAGCGCTCACAAGGTCAGCGTCGCCGTGAAGAGCCTGCGAGCAATGGTGCAATGGGCGGCGCGTTTGCCGCTGCTTTTGCTAAAGCGAAACGCTAA
- a CDS encoding ATP-dependent Lon protease, giving the protein MIVSPTNVSVPLIAPSVNVHTEQTARDNRIRQPIVPTVALAKSNAERKISGEDKRRRESAWDPAEHPNYGADDEQVTDASQHDPPQNPLDRLFELLALSSYSNQQGKGYAMRFRLPKRVIDAAITEGRMAKRRVVIKFRYGHAVAPHTPSEVIAVL; this is encoded by the coding sequence ATGATCGTGTCACCCACTAACGTGAGCGTGCCACTTATCGCCCCATCGGTGAATGTGCATACGGAACAAACGGCGCGAGACAATCGTATTCGGCAGCCTATTGTCCCTACGGTTGCACTAGCCAAAAGTAATGCTGAACGCAAAATTAGCGGGGAAGATAAACGCCGACGTGAGTCAGCGTGGGACCCCGCCGAACATCCAAACTATGGCGCCGATGACGAGCAGGTAACTGATGCTTCTCAACATGACCCGCCACAGAACCCATTGGATCGTTTGTTTGAGTTACTCGCGCTGTCGAGTTACAGCAATCAGCAAGGTAAAGGCTACGCAATGCGGTTTCGTTTACCCAAGCGCGTTATCGATGCAGCGATAACCGAAGGTCGAATGGCGAAACGTCGGGTCGTAATTAAATTTCGTTACGGTCATGCTGTTGCGCCACATACGCCTTCAGAGGTCATTGCGGTGTTGTAG
- the nudE gene encoding ADP compounds hydrolase NudE produces the protein MSRKTLPEILDKQTVAQSRLFAIEALDLRFSNGEERTYERMRPSGRNAVMIVPVTAQGDLLLVREYAAGTERYELGFPKGLIDPGESAIEAANRELKEEIGFGANQIVPLKEVVLAPSYFSSKMTLFVAQDLYPEKLEGDEPEPLELVRWPLAQAEELLTHLDFSEARSITALMLALRYLKP, from the coding sequence GTGAGTAGAAAGACGCTACCAGAGATCCTGGACAAGCAAACCGTGGCGCAATCACGTTTGTTTGCCATTGAAGCGTTGGACTTACGCTTTAGTAACGGTGAAGAGCGTACTTATGAGCGCATGCGCCCAAGTGGTCGTAATGCGGTGATGATTGTGCCTGTGACCGCGCAAGGTGATTTACTTTTGGTGCGTGAGTACGCCGCGGGTACTGAGCGCTACGAGTTGGGCTTTCCTAAAGGGTTAATCGACCCAGGCGAGAGTGCGATTGAGGCTGCCAACCGCGAACTCAAAGAAGAGATTGGCTTTGGTGCCAATCAGATCGTGCCATTAAAAGAAGTGGTGTTAGCGCCGTCTTATTTTTCTAGCAAGATGACGTTATTCGTCGCGCAAGATCTTTACCCTGAAAAACTAGAAGGTGATGAGCCTGAGCCACTAGAGTTGGTGCGCTGGCCATTAGCTCAAGCAGAAGAATTATTAACGCACCTCGATTTTAGCGAGGCGCGCAGTATTACCGCACTGATGCTCGCTTTGAGATACCTAAAACCATAA
- a CDS encoding ComF family protein has product MLTQWWQKNRQRLVAHYCQHCGLALEAREGSSSLIWLLCRRCQEALQVPRCRCCGIACLQEVDYCGQCLTSPPLWRHLYCVGDYTPPLSHYVQRLKFNQQLHQADVLAQMLAQQITSDVEAITFVPLHWRRQFGRGFNQSELIARALAKRLGLPCIGLFKRTRATKAQLGMSRKQRQQNLTNAFELSEINRYSSLAIVDDVVTTGSTVQQLCKLLLDAGAKSVDIYCICRTPEPHSER; this is encoded by the coding sequence ATGTTAACGCAATGGTGGCAGAAAAACAGGCAGCGATTGGTTGCACATTATTGCCAGCATTGTGGCTTGGCGCTTGAGGCAAGAGAGGGCTCATCGAGCTTGATTTGGTTGCTGTGTCGACGTTGCCAAGAGGCACTGCAGGTACCGCGCTGTCGTTGTTGTGGTATCGCTTGCTTACAAGAGGTCGACTATTGTGGGCAGTGCTTAACATCCCCTCCGCTATGGCGACACTTATATTGCGTTGGTGATTACACCCCGCCACTTTCGCACTACGTGCAGCGACTTAAGTTTAACCAGCAATTGCATCAAGCCGATGTTTTAGCGCAGATGCTGGCGCAGCAAATTACCTCTGACGTTGAGGCGATCACTTTTGTTCCGCTACATTGGCGGCGTCAGTTTGGGCGTGGGTTTAATCAGAGTGAATTGATTGCGAGAGCTTTAGCAAAACGGCTCGGTTTGCCTTGTATTGGGCTATTTAAACGTACTCGCGCCACCAAAGCACAGTTGGGTATGAGCCGTAAGCAGAGGCAACAAAATCTTACAAATGCGTTTGAGTTGTCTGAAATCAACCGCTATTCCTCGCTGGCGATTGTTGATGATGTGGTGACGACTGGCAGCACCGTTCAGCAATTATGCAAATTACTGCTTGATGCCGGAGCCAAAAGCGTTGATATTTATTGCATCTGCCGTACTCCTGAACCGCATAGTGAGCGATAA
- the bioH gene encoding pimeloyl-ACP methyl ester esterase BioH, producing MVEVETTAAKLHWQSIGEGKDLVLLHGWGMNGAVWQQTAEVLSQSFRVHVVDLPGFGHSHQASFNTLADLTEQVLQEAPKKAIWLGWSLGGLVASHIALHHPERIHALITVASSPCFSEQKPWRGIQAKVLKAFTAQLLDDFQLTIERFIALQAMGSPSARQDLKALKQAVLSRPVPNQQALLAGLNLLGDVDYRHLLDQVTVPTLRLYGRLDGLVPVQVAEDVSQLMPNSQSYVFSQSSHAPFMTEFELFCQQVTEFSQLNG from the coding sequence GTGGTAGAAGTTGAGACAACAGCAGCAAAGTTACATTGGCAAAGCATTGGCGAAGGTAAAGATCTGGTGCTTTTACATGGGTGGGGCATGAATGGTGCGGTGTGGCAGCAGACCGCAGAGGTATTAAGCCAATCCTTTCGCGTCCACGTCGTTGACCTACCGGGCTTTGGTCATAGTCACCAAGCCAGTTTCAATACACTGGCGGATCTCACCGAACAAGTCCTGCAAGAGGCACCCAAAAAGGCAATTTGGCTGGGTTGGTCATTAGGCGGTTTAGTTGCCTCGCATATTGCCCTGCACCACCCTGAGCGGATTCACGCTCTGATCACGGTTGCCAGCTCTCCCTGTTTTTCTGAGCAAAAACCTTGGCGTGGCATTCAAGCCAAAGTCCTCAAAGCCTTCACCGCACAATTGTTGGATGACTTTCAGCTCACGATTGAACGCTTTATCGCCCTGCAAGCGATGGGCAGCCCATCAGCAAGACAAGACCTCAAAGCACTCAAACAAGCGGTGCTCTCGCGTCCAGTGCCGAATCAACAGGCGCTACTGGCAGGTTTAAACCTACTCGGTGATGTGGATTATCGCCACCTGCTTGATCAAGTCACGGTACCAACACTGCGCCTTTATGGTCGCTTAGATGGCTTAGTACCAGTGCAAGTAGCCGAAGATGTGTCACAACTGATGCCCAATAGCCAAAGCTATGTGTTTAGCCAATCTTCTCACGCACCGTTTATGACTGAGTTTGAACTGTTCTGCCAACAAGTGACCGAATTTTCCCAGCTAAATGGATGA
- the cysQ gene encoding 3'(2'),5'-bisphosphate nucleotidase CysQ, with the protein MPITQDLSHHLPAVIDVARAAGQLILDIYQKKQYEEFIKADETPVTSADLAAHKFIVEKLSELTPDIPVLSEEAADISLEQRSQWDRYWLVDPLDGTQEFIARSGDFATIIALIENHKPVMGVVYGPVSGVTYYAYQGKGAWKIPDMNESVRITTHQHQGPQHPIAIAISRRQDINRITSRMSTAWNYDLVPLGSAALKACLVAEGAVDCYLRLGPTGEWDTAATQCIVEEAGGRILSTQLEPLSYNERDTLENPNFIVLGDENLPWNEILLVKD; encoded by the coding sequence ATGCCAATAACCCAAGACTTATCGCATCACTTACCAGCCGTGATTGATGTGGCGCGCGCTGCAGGTCAGCTGATTTTAGACATCTACCAAAAAAAGCAGTACGAAGAATTTATCAAAGCCGATGAGACGCCTGTGACTAGCGCCGATCTCGCTGCGCACAAGTTTATTGTCGAAAAACTGTCTGAACTAACCCCTGATATCCCGGTACTTTCTGAAGAAGCGGCGGACATCAGCTTAGAGCAACGCTCGCAGTGGGATCGCTACTGGCTAGTTGACCCATTAGATGGCACACAAGAGTTCATTGCTCGTAGCGGCGACTTTGCCACTATTATTGCCCTGATCGAGAACCACAAGCCGGTGATGGGCGTGGTGTATGGTCCTGTGTCTGGTGTGACTTATTATGCCTACCAAGGCAAGGGCGCATGGAAGATCCCTGACATGAATGAGAGTGTGCGTATTACCACCCATCAACATCAAGGTCCTCAGCACCCAATCGCGATTGCGATTAGTCGCCGCCAAGATATCAACCGCATTACTAGCCGTATGAGCACTGCATGGAATTATGATTTAGTACCATTAGGCTCTGCTGCACTCAAAGCGTGTTTGGTTGCCGAAGGTGCGGTGGATTGTTATCTGCGCCTTGGTCCAACCGGTGAGTGGGATACCGCCGCAACGCAATGTATCGTCGAAGAGGCTGGTGGACGCATTCTTAGCACCCAACTTGAACCGCTTTCTTACAATGAACGTGACACGTTAGAGAACCCGAACTTTATCGTCCTCGGTGATGAGAACTTGCCTTGGAATGAGATCTTGTTGGTTAAAGATTAG